ACAATACCCGGAAGAGAGTTGATGAAGATCAAACCAGCTAGCATTGTCCCCACTATACCTAGAATTTTGCCAGCAGATAAGTTATTTTTCCATGCAAAGTAAGCTGACAATGCTGGAAAAATAATAAAACCAATGTTTCGGGGATAAAACCATTCCTCATCAATCTGAAACATTGCCGGAACTTTTGCAATTATACCAGCCACCAGAGAAACCAGAATGACAAATAGCAAGTCTTTAGAACTTCCCCAGGAAATTTCTTCGCTGGCAGGTGCCAGTCGCTCCTTCCAGAAGGTAATCAGGAGATTGTCTTTAAGCTCAGGATACAAAGCGCTAAATTCACGCTTAAATGTTAGTTTGTCTTCCCTGTATAGCCTTTCAAGCTTTCCAGGATTGTCCAGATTTGATAGAATTTCATTTTTCATAACACAGTGTAGTAAATTGAAATGGAGTAATAGTTGTTTTGTGAATATATAATCCTTATCACTTTCTTATAACAGATAAGTACCTGTGACCTACTCAGTTGCTGTAATAAACTGGTTTTACAATCACTTCTCCCTTACTATTGTCCAAACTACAATCAACAGAAATGAAAAAGTAAAATATCCTCTGGAAGCATACTTCAGCTTAATTAAACCAAACCATCAAAAGTACTTTGCATTTCAAAGTTAAATTAAAAATTATAGTCACGCAATAGATGAGTGAATAATTAATTTAAATTTCTGATATAGTTGACTTTTAGGGGTAAAGTGAAGGACAGAACTCAGATCACTGCCCTTCACAGGTACTTTTTCTATTTAGAAAGTATTTCTGTCTTTTGTCTTTGTGCCAAAAACTCAACTTCAAGTTGCCAGGTTTTTCCTTTATCATAAGAGACTTCACCATACCAGCGGAATGTATCTGGTTTAATATCAGTAAACACCCAGCGAATCAGATTACCTTCTGCATTCTTACCATTCTGCACAATATCGTTTCCCTGCTTAGTGCCAACCAGTTGAGTATGGTTTCCATTTACAGGATTGAACCAGTTTATTTTCCAGCTTTTGTCAGCCTGATCATAAAACCGGATGGTAGATCCATATCTATTCTGATCATGAGAGAGAGAAGAACTCCTCTCTGACCGCCTGGGTGCAATCCAGAGATCCTGAATAGCCCGTCCTTCTAATACCCAGGCGAAATGCCATTCGCCTCTGATTGTTTTTCGGCTATGATCGGGCAGATAGTCAGTAGCCTCTACCTGCCAGCTACCAACTAACCATCCATATACAGAAGCAGCGTCACCTAACTCAGCGGAAGGTTGATTGAATATAAGTGCTTCTATAAAAGCATTGGAATTAATCTTTGGTTGTTGTGCGGATACGACTTGCTTATTCATGGTTTGGGCGTTAATTGTAAGACATAGATTTAACAGGATTAAGAGCTGTAGTAAGCTTAGAATTATCTGTTTATTCATATAGTGTTAGTTTGAATTATTTCAAAACTAACACTCATGGCTTCTACCCACTTTAGAATTATTGCTCTCTTTTCCTTTGTCGAAAAAAAAGCGGAGCCATACTATATTTTGCTCTGAATGCAGTTGAAAAATGATCCGGTGTATTAAACCCTGACAAATATCCAATATCGGTTATAGCAGTATGTGTTTTTTTCAGGAGTTGTTCGGCATGTTTAAGTCTGGCATCCAGCAAGTACTGATAAGGCGTCAGTTGGGTGATGTAATGAAAAATACGCACAAAATGAAAAGTACTCATGCAAGACACGGAAGCGATATCTGATAAGGTTATGTTCTCTGAAAAATGAGCAAGTATATAATCTTTCGCTCGTTCTACTTTCGACAAATAGTTTTCTTTATGTCGTATAGAAAGTCTTTTACCAGTTTCGTCGGTAAGGCTTAGATGAAATATCCGATCTATAAATTCAACCAACAGACAATCTATTTCCATATTTGTGTTATTCCCGGAAGTAGTCAGCGTAAAAATGCGGTTGTGCAGATAATCTATTTCTACTGTAGATGGAATAAGTATTGATTGAAGATCCGGTTTGTGAAAAAAGCCATTCAGACTATTTTTATAAAAGGAGGTCAGATACGAATAGGCACTTTCCTGAAACCTAACAATAGTACACTCATCAGGAACAGTATGTTCATGCGCAACCCGATATTCATACTCCGGTTTATTAATCAGTATCTTCCCGGTATAGGTATCAAGCTCATCCCGGAATATATGGAACACAAAATTTCCTTTTCGTAGAAAGCATATAGAAAGTGTATCCTGATATTCAAACTGAGAAAGAATACAATCGGTACAAGTACATATATAATTGATGATAGAGCAAAACTCGTTTTGATAGATGATTTTCATACGAGGTTAAAATTGTATTCATTTTAGTATGTTAAGCCTACGGATAAATTCAATCAGGTCTTACTTTTCAAAATACACCCTGTCAACCTCCATCACTTCATACTCAAACCATCCTGGTTCATACTCAGGATCAGCATTCGTTTTTTCTTCTACATACTGTTCAGCTTCCTCTACAGAATCAAATATGCTGTCAATATTCTTTATAATTTGCCCAAAGCCTTCTTCCACCAGGCTTACTACATACACTGTTTTCAGAAATGTCTGAATAACAGTTTTAACAAGTGCTGAAATATCCTCAATGGTCACATCTTCTTCCAGATTTACTTCATGGTAGGCTTGTTCTGCCCATTTATCCGCCGACTTGCATTCGTTTATATAGGCTACCCTTGCCTGGATGACCTTTTCTATTTCCTGAAATATACCGAGCAGCAAGTCGGTTCCCGTATAGGGTGAGATATGTCTTTTTAGCAGGAACATTTTGGTTACTTTTATCACAAATATGTCTCTTTGGCTATTCATAACAGCAATAGACCTCAAGACCAAATGAATGTTCAATCAACAACTACTTATTATCGGTCTTCCATCCAGGTCAGAAAAGCATGCGACTTTTCCTTATTTATCAATAACTTATCAGGAGTTTCAAGTACTAGTTTGACATACAGCTTTCGCAAAAAATAATGCTCTACTTCTTTGATAGCTTTGAAGTTAACCAAATACTGTCTATTCACACGAAAAAATTGTTTTGAAGATACAGCATTGGTAATCTGATCAAGTGATTGAGTAAGCACAAATTCCTGTTTGTCAAAGCATATTATATAAGTAGAATCATTTCGGATACAAAAGAAGGCAATTGTATCTGTTTGTACAGTAGTATACTTCTGATTTTTGAATACCAGAAAGCTTGTTTTACCACTCGAAGGATTCAATTTTGTTAGAAGTTCTTCCAGATTGGGTACAGTTTTCTGCTGAAAGAAATTTTTGAGTTGGTCAACTTTCTTCAATGCTTCAGCAATATCGTCTTTCGAAAAAGGCTTAAGCACATAATCTACGCCATTACTTTTAAACGCTTCCAGTGAATATTCATCATACGCTGTACAAAACACTACCGGACAGGTTACCTGCACAGATTTAAATATTTCAAAACAAAGCCCATCGGCCAGTTGAACATCCATAAAAATAAGATCAGGCTGGACACCATCTGACAACGCTTCTACCGAACTTTCTACACTTTGATACTGACCAATTATTTTTGCACCCGGTTTACTTTTCAAGATAAGATTCTCCAGTGACTTGGCGGTCCGGAGTTCATCTTCAATAATGATTATGTTCATAGATAAGCGGTAGTTTTATTCTAAATACTTTCTGGTCATTACTAATTTCTACATGTTTATCAAGCAGATGGTTATAACGTAAATCAATGTTTTTCAGTCCAACTCCAAGCGAATTATTCTCACCTTTTTTCAATTGAATCTGATTTTCCACAACGAGATAATCTGTATCCCGATATACTTTGATATGCAAGGGTTTCTGTAGTGAAACGATGTTATGTTTGAGGCAATTCTCAACAAGCAGCTGTAGGGTAAAAGGTGGAATAAGGGTGGTTAGTACATTACTGTCCAGAGTATTGGTAAAAGTAAATCCGTTATCAAACCGCGCTTTCTGAAGAAACAGATAAGCATTGAGTATCTCCATTTCTTCATGTACATGAATCAGATCCAGCTTGCGACTTTCCAATGTATAGCGATAAAAGTTGGAGAGCTTGATAATAAAGTCAATCGCTTCTTCATCTCCACTCTCCACCATAGCTTTTAAGGTATTCAGGCTGTTGAACAGAAAATGTGGATTAACCTGTTGCTTCAATAACTCATACTGCGCTCCCAGATTATCATTCTTGATACGCTCCAGCTCCATGTTGACATACTGGTTTTCATAGTTTTGCTGAAGCAGGTTCAGAAACATATAAAATACCAGGTTGATCAGAATACCCCGCACTTCTACCATCAGCATAGTAGGGCCAAAATTAATATGTGACAGAATCAGTTGCTGTATCCAGGCAAGTCCCAGCATCAATACAAGTCCGACCAGCAATGAACTCACTAGTTTGGAATAGGATATACTTTGCTGACGAGATTTCTCAGGCTGACGGGACAACATAAAAATATTAAAATACCACATCAGCAAAGCAAAAGTAGCTGTTAATGCCGCATTGACAGCAGCCTCCGCCAGATTGAAGGTATGTGAGGCCATCTGTGGCACAGAGGATAGCAGTCCCAGAAAAATGGAACTGATCCAGATGGTTACCTGAGATATTTTAAATTGGGGTTTTGCCATAAACAAACATAATCGCTTTGGACACTATAGCGAAGGTATAGTTCCTACCTCAGATAAATATATGTTATTTTCCAGACTATCATTTTGTAAAGCTATCTGCTTCCAGGATTGCATCCACAAAAGCAACTGGAGCCTCTTGGGGAAGGTTATGTCCTATACCTCCCATAAGTGTATGGTGAGCATATTTGCCTTTAAATTTAGCAGCATACACTGAAGGGTCTGGATGTGGAGCGCCATTGGCATCGCCTTCCAGTGTAACCGCAGGTACTGTAATCACAGGACCTGTAGCCAGCTTTTTCTCCAACTCATCATATTGTTTCTCACCAGTCACCAGTCCCAAACGCCAGCGATAATTATGAATTACAATGTCTACATGGTCAGGATTATCAAATGCCGTTGCTGACTGTGCAAAGGTAGGCTCATCAAACTGCCATTTAGGTGAAGCAGTTTGCCAGATAAGCTTTGCAAAATCACGTCGATTGGCCTGGTAACCCATTTGACCACGTTCCGTAGCAAAATAAAATTGGTACCACCAGGACAATTCTGCTTTAGGCGACAGCGGTGTCTGATTTGCTTGCTGGCTACCAATCAGATAACCACTTACAGCTACCATAGCTTTGCACCGTTCCGGCCATAAGGCTGCCACAATATTTGCAGTACGTGCCCCCCAGTCAAAACCACCAATAATAGCTTTTTCGATCTTCAATGCATCCATTAGTGCAATTACATCTGTTGCTAAAGCAGATTGCTGTCCATTGCGAGGTGTTTGAGCAGATAGAAAATGTGTAGTTCCATATCCACGCAGGTAGGGTACAATAACCCTATATCCCTTTGCTGCAAGTAATGAGGCTACCTCTGTATAACTATGAATATCATAAGGCCAGCCATGCAGAAGAATTACAGGTTGCCCATGTGATGGTCCTGCCTCTGCATACCCAACATCAAGTACGCCAGCTTTAATCTGTTTGATCTGTTCAAAAGATGTCTGTTTTGTACTAATAGGATTATATCTATCTGCCTGTGTGCGACTTTCTGCATTTAGCAGATTTATACTGCTCAGTTCTGCTATTGTCACAGCAAAGGAAGCCATACTCAGAAAGTGACGACGATTTATATTTTTAGTGGTGTTCATATTCTTTTCAGTTAAACGTTTGATTTTTCCAACCGACACTTGTCAGTCAGGTAGATCAAAAGTATAGCTGATTATTTACTATGAATACCATTATTACTGCGAGTTAGACACTATGAATGCTGAGTTAGACATTTCTTACCTGAAACAGACAAAACATATTCAAATCCTATCCCATCAAAGTTCAGAAGATAAATCTTTCTTGATCCGCTCCCGATGTTCTTTGCCCCATTTAATCATCTCCAGTATAATATCTCCAAAAGTATAGCAGTATTCTGTAGGTGAATACTCAACTACAACCGGAATGGTATCTGTTACAGTCCTTTTAATTATCAGATTGGCCTCCATCTCTCTCAGTTCTCTGGAAAGCATACGGGTAGTAATGCCTGGAATACTGCGTTCAATCTCGCGGAAGCGTTTGTTTCCATTACATATAGAATTGATAATGGGCAATTTCCATTTGCCTCCAATGGCATATATAGTATCCTGAAGTGCCTGTACTTCCTCCTTGGGATTACGTGGATCAGAAAGTACTTCTTTTGCCAGTTTAAGCCTCTTTTTATTTTCCATGTTGGTATACTCTGTTATACTGGTTACAAAGTTATACCAATTTAAAATAGCTTTGCAAGAAATTTAAATTCAAATACAATGGAAAATCTAAAAGGAAAAATAGCAGTGATTACTGGTGGTAACAGTGGCATTGGCTATGCTACAGCTAAAGAATTCAAAGCACAAGGTGCAGACGTAATCATAACCGGACGTCGTCAGCAGGCCGTAGAAATTGCAGCACAGGAACTGGGAGTAACGGGTTTAGTAGCAGACCAGGGCAATCTGTCTGCCATTGAGAAGTTGGCAACAACAATTAAAGACAAATTTGGCAAGATTGATATTCTGTTTATTAATGCAGGAGTATTAGGTGGAGCAGAAATTGAAACTGCGACTGAGGAAGTATTTGATTATGTGATGGATGTCAATTTCAAAGGAGCATATTTTACACTAAGTCGCTTCATTCCTATTTTACATGAAGGCGCTTCTGTAGTATTTCTTTCGTCCAATACCGCTAGTATGAACGGCGCGAATTCATCTATTTATTCATCCAGCAAAGCTGCACTTAATGCTATTATGAAAATTGCAGCTGTTGAACTTGCCCCTCGCAAAATTCGGGTAAACGCAGTCAGTCCAGGTCCTATTGAAACCGAGATACTTAGCAAAGCAGGCTATAGCGATGAGGAATTAGCAGGTGTAAAATCCTGGATCATTGACCAGATACCATTACGACACATGGGTAAAGCCGACGATGTAGCCAAACTAGTTGCTCACTTAAGCCAAACAGAGGCATCATTTATTACAGGTTCCGAATTTCTTATAGATGGAGGGATGAGCCTCTAGATTGATTCCTATCTCTGATCAACGACAGAAGACTTACTTGCTGAAAGCAGGTTATGGGAGACGTGAAATTATTTTATCTGATAAGAATGAAAGTCTTCTTCACACCTCATAATTCCTGACTGGCAGCCCAATGTGTCTAACTGAGCCTTTTTCCACTCAGCTACGATGCCCATGGCGGATAATTTTGACTCGAAATCAATTAAAATTATCCGCCATGAAACTAGTAAAATTATCTGCTGTATGTGTTGTACTTGTCCTTCTGCTATCTGCAACAACCCTGGTCAATCAACATACTTTATTATCTTCTAAAGCTGCAGGCAATGGATTCGCAGTACTGGAGCTTTTTACTTCAGAAGGATGTTCCAGTTGTCCACCTGCAGATGAACTCCTGGCTCGCATTCAAAAACAGGCAGGTAACAAACCCATTTATTTACTTGCCTATCATGTTGATTACTGGGATCGCCTAGGCTGGAAAGATTCATTCAGTAAGCCTGAGTATTCCAAACGACAGTATACTTACAGTCGCCAGTTTGCAGGTCAGGTATATACACCTCAACTGATTATTAATGGAAATAAAGAATTTGTAGGCTCTGATGAATCTGCTATCAATGATGCGTTAATGAGTGCACTTAAAATACAAACATCCACCTCTTTAGTCTTTCAGGCGCAGACCTTTCAAACACAGTATGCAGGCAATACCCGCTTCAATTATCAGGTCACAGGAGAAGATAATACCAGTCAGTTGGTGGTTGCACTTGTGCAGAAGCAGGGTATGAGCAAAGTAGAACGGGGAGAAAATAAAGGGCGCACTTTGTCTCATGTCCAGATTGTGCGTGCCCTCTACAATTTTGATCGTAAAACAGAGAAAGAAGGTATTGTCACCCTCAACCTTCCAGCTCCTTTTTACACAAAGGATTGGGAAATTATTGCGATGCTGCAAAATCCCAAAACTGGTATAATCCATGCAGCTACTCGTGCCATACTGACTCCGCCTATGAAAGGCACCTAATGAGCAGACTGTCACCTCTATAAGCAATTACAACCGTGTATCATCTGTATTCTTTCACATTCAATTTTATAAATCCATGAAAACCAAATTCTGTTTTGTAACTAGCCGCCAACTATTTCTCATTATCACATTAGTAGTAAATCTATTGTATATAGCTTCAGGGAATGTCAATGCACAAACTACCCAAGTAAAGAATATTATATTGGTGCATGGAGCATTTGCCGATGGCTCTGGCTGGAAAGCAGTGTATGATATTCTCACAAAAAAGGGATACAATGTCAGCATTGTACAAAATCCGTTGACCTCCCTGACAGATGATGTCAATGCTACCAATAGTGTAATCAATGCACAGGAGGGTCCGGTTATTCTGGTTGGTCATTCCTGGGGAGGTACAGTGATTACTCAGGCAGGTATCAACCCCAAAGTAGCAGGCTTAGTGTATGTATCAGCATTCATACCTGATAGTGGTGAATCAACTGCTCAATGGGTATCAGCAACTCCGCCTTCTCCAGAGGCGGGCTTTACCAAACCTGACCAGTTTGGATTTGTATACTTTGAGCCCGCTAAATTTCATGGTGGTTTTGCAGGAGATCTACCTAAAGCTCAAAGTGATTTTATGTGTGCATCACAGGTACCTATTATTGGCAAATGTTTTGGAGAAGTAGTTGAACAGGCAGCTTGGAAGACCAAACCCAGCTATGGCATTGTCTCAACAGAAGATAAAGCTCTTAATCCTGATACACAACGTACCATGTACAAACGTGCTCATGCAAAAATTACAGAACTCAAAGGCAGTCATGTTATATTTATATCTCAAGCCCAGGCTGTAGTAAATGTAATCATGGCCGCAGCTGGAAATTAACCAACTGCTCTATAATTTAAATCATTGTGTACATACTCTACCTTTCATGAGGTAGAGTATATTTTTTTAACACCAAACAGTCTGGTACTATATAGTAGAGATTTATTACTCCCAATACACCTCCATCTAACTCATTTCATTGAATTTAGAATTTTCAAGCTCTTATTTGTCAGAGGGAACATCTCCCCCATACCTCCCCCTGGTTATATTAATGAGATTGTAATAACCTTTGTATCTGGAGGTAACTGCACATGAAACAAAGATTACTCTATCTGTTACAGGATACTTTCAGGAGGACAAAAAATCAATAAGCATAGAAAAACTTTCTTAAGTTCTTTGTCACTGTTCAGGTTGGTGATAAAACACAATCTGGGGACGAGAAGTTGCTGGTACAAAAGAGATCTCATCTCCTAAAATGCTTACCTTGACTACGCTGAGCGGACACTGTTTTCAATTTGGCCACGAATAAACGATCGAACTCGCGGAGCCCAGAGACTTTTATTCTCACATCTGTTCTTTTTTCTTGATCTTCTGTCTCATATAATAAACTCTTATTTACCTCCCCTCTCCTTCCATAAAGCAAAAAGCAAAATACCTGTGAATGATTCACAGGTATTTTACTTTTAAGAAAATATATAGAAAGATAAACCTTTACACTGACGCAGAAATCGGATCCTTTCTCAAATCAGTGTTACTACTATAGGTTACAGGATACAGGCTCCGAAACATGACATAGGTAACAGTTATAATCGTAAACGCAATCATAGCATCCACTGTAGCAGGTAGACCCAGTACACTTATTTTGGAGAAGAAAGCAAAAATGATATCGAAAAAGATGCCGGCAAATACCCATTCTTTTAGTCTAAGTAGCTTGCCAGGAATCAGGAGAACCGCTACTCCCAAAAGTTTGGCAACTCCAAGAATGTAAATGAAGTGTGCCGGATAACCTAGTTGCACAGTGATATCCCAGACAATAGGATTTTTTGTAAGTTCAAAAAAACCACTTGCTCCAAACCATAAGGATATAAGTATAGTGCCGATCCAATAAATTGTTTTTGTGTTCATGATCTTGTTGGTTAATGTTATTTACTGACCCAAAAATGGCAGATACTCAACAAGTATCTGAGCAAAATACAGGTCAAGTGGACATATTGAAATGCTGGTTAGACATTTAAGGTCTGAGTTATACATTAACCAGTAAAGCTGTGAACCATCAAACCAACCTGAGATATCGGTCGTCAGGAATACAATAAGCCTCTTCAATTATACTACAAATAATTAAAAAATTGGAGCTTTGAATACTAACAGGAATCATAGATACAACTATCTTTAGAGCTGCAAACTTTATAGACAATAAGTGCATGTTAAAAGCATATAAACTATTCACCGGCCCGGATGGGCACTCTCATTTTACAGAAGGTACTGTTTCTCCTAATGTGCTTACCACAGCCGTTGCACTTCAGTTTAAAGAAACGCCAGGTCACTCTACCTATGACTGGCACACGGCCCCCACTACTCAGTATGTAGTTACATTAAGTGGTACATTGGAATTTGTTATGAACAGTGGCAAATCATTCATTCTGAAACCAGGCGATGTGTTGATTGCTATGGATACAACTGGTTCAGGCCACAAATGGCAAATCCTTGATGAGGCGCCCTGGAAACGATTGTATGTTGTTTTTAAAGAAGGTTCGGAGATTAACTTTGTTCCTAACCCTGTCTAAATAACTACACCAATCTGTCAAACCATCAGCAATGTGACTCCTATACAATCTTAGTTTATCCGATTTTGTGATCTAAGATTGTATAGGATTGTTTTATCAGCCTTCTCTTCACTTTTACAAGGTAGAGCTCTCTCTTATTCATCTATCTATTTTTATACAGTTCCTGGTCTATATCCGGAACCAAGACCTCTACTTTGCGGGAATTAACCATAGGCGGCATTCTGCCCTATTGAGTTCTCTTATCTTAACTAGTCAGTTAGATAGAAAATGTCACAATTATGCCTTTATTATGTCGTTTTCTCCCTCCTATTTACAAAAGACAGTTCTATATCTTTGCCTTCATGAAAGTAAATCAGAATAATACATCATATCTATATCATTAACACTTTGCTAACATGAGAAAGCTAAAATTACAGGTACAAATATCTATAGATGGTTATATTGCTGGTCCAAATGGGGAAATGGACTGGATGATCTGGAATTGGGATGATGAGTTAAATCAATATGTGACTCAACTAACAGAACCAGTTGATCTGATTTTATTGGGAAGAAAACTGGCAGAAGGATTTATTGACGCCTGGGCGTCAATGGCCTCAAATCCTGACACTGCAGATGCAGGTGCCCATAAGATGAATGATACACCTAAAGTAGTCTTTTCTCATACACTCAAAGAAGTCCAATGGCCCCGCACCAGGCTGGCACAAGAAGATCTGGTAACTGAAATCACTAAGCTGAAAAGTCAGGAAGGCAAAGATATCATTGCTTATGGAGGGGCTACTTTTGTATCATCCCTTATAGAAAATGATTTAATTGATGAATATCACCTTCTTCTCAACCCGTCAGCGTTGGGGGCAGGGTTACCTATATTTAAGGATAAAAGCAACTTCCGTCTCATTCATTCCACTGCTTTTCCATGTGGTATTGTAGCACTGAAATATCAGCGAATACCCAACTCTTAACAATCTAATCTTCAACACAATATACCTTAAAAAGAAAAAAGCCATAAGCAATGCTTATGGCTTTTCAACAAGTCTTTTGACTTACATAAAGTGATTTAATCAGTGATTCAAAATTACAAGTCAGCCGGAAACTAACCACAAGATTTACAGCTCATTTCTTACAAGGCAAGGTTCGCTTTTCAAATTATATAAATACTATAGTTGATAACCTCATTTCCAAAAAACACATACAACTATTCTTCCCACAATAAAAAATAAGCTAACTGGAAAATAGTAGCGAAATTTTACAACCTGGGTACTATCTTCGCGTGAAAAGGCAATGTTGCTAAG
The DNA window shown above is from Xanthocytophaga agilis and carries:
- a CDS encoding helix-turn-helix domain-containing protein, whose protein sequence is MENKKRLKLAKEVLSDPRNPKEEVQALQDTIYAIGGKWKLPIINSICNGNKRFREIERSIPGITTRMLSRELREMEANLIIKRTVTDTIPVVVEYSPTEYCYTFGDIILEMIKWGKEHRERIKKDLSSEL
- a CDS encoding alpha/beta hydrolase, producing MNTTKNINRRHFLSMASFAVTIAELSSINLLNAESRTQADRYNPISTKQTSFEQIKQIKAGVLDVGYAEAGPSHGQPVILLHGWPYDIHSYTEVASLLAAKGYRVIVPYLRGYGTTHFLSAQTPRNGQQSALATDVIALMDALKIEKAIIGGFDWGARTANIVAALWPERCKAMVAVSGYLIGSQQANQTPLSPKAELSWWYQFYFATERGQMGYQANRRDFAKLIWQTASPKWQFDEPTFAQSATAFDNPDHVDIVIHNYRWRLGLVTGEKQYDELEKKLATGPVITVPAVTLEGDANGAPHPDPSVYAAKFKGKYAHHTLMGGIGHNLPQEAPVAFVDAILEADSFTK
- a CDS encoding DUF1223 domain-containing protein, whose protein sequence is MKLVKLSAVCVVLVLLLSATTLVNQHTLLSSKAAGNGFAVLELFTSEGCSSCPPADELLARIQKQAGNKPIYLLAYHVDYWDRLGWKDSFSKPEYSKRQYTYSRQFAGQVYTPQLIINGNKEFVGSDESAINDALMSALKIQTSTSLVFQAQTFQTQYAGNTRFNYQVTGEDNTSQLVVALVQKQGMSKVERGENKGRTLSHVQIVRALYNFDRKTEKEGIVTLNLPAPFYTKDWEIIAMLQNPKTGIIHAATRAILTPPMKGT
- a CDS encoding SDR family oxidoreductase, encoding MENLKGKIAVITGGNSGIGYATAKEFKAQGADVIITGRRQQAVEIAAQELGVTGLVADQGNLSAIEKLATTIKDKFGKIDILFINAGVLGGAEIETATEEVFDYVMDVNFKGAYFTLSRFIPILHEGASVVFLSSNTASMNGANSSIYSSSKAALNAIMKIAAVELAPRKIRVNAVSPGPIETEILSKAGYSDEELAGVKSWIIDQIPLRHMGKADDVAKLVAHLSQTEASFITGSEFLIDGGMSL
- a CDS encoding sensor histidine kinase, with protein sequence MAKPQFKISQVTIWISSIFLGLLSSVPQMASHTFNLAEAAVNAALTATFALLMWYFNIFMLSRQPEKSRQQSISYSKLVSSLLVGLVLMLGLAWIQQLILSHINFGPTMLMVEVRGILINLVFYMFLNLLQQNYENQYVNMELERIKNDNLGAQYELLKQQVNPHFLFNSLNTLKAMVESGDEEAIDFIIKLSNFYRYTLESRKLDLIHVHEEMEILNAYLFLQKARFDNGFTFTNTLDSNVLTTLIPPFTLQLLVENCLKHNIVSLQKPLHIKVYRDTDYLVVENQIQLKKGENNSLGVGLKNIDLRYNHLLDKHVEISNDQKVFRIKLPLIYEHNHY
- a CDS encoding LytTR family DNA-binding domain-containing protein, which gives rise to MNIIIIEDELRTAKSLENLILKSKPGAKIIGQYQSVESSVEALSDGVQPDLIFMDVQLADGLCFEIFKSVQVTCPVVFCTAYDEYSLEAFKSNGVDYVLKPFSKDDIAEALKKVDQLKNFFQQKTVPNLEELLTKLNPSSGKTSFLVFKNQKYTTVQTDTIAFFCIRNDSTYIICFDKQEFVLTQSLDQITNAVSSKQFFRVNRQYLVNFKAIKEVEHYFLRKLYVKLVLETPDKLLINKEKSHAFLTWMEDR
- a CDS encoding AraC family transcriptional regulator gives rise to the protein MKIIYQNEFCSIINYICTCTDCILSQFEYQDTLSICFLRKGNFVFHIFRDELDTYTGKILINKPEYEYRVAHEHTVPDECTIVRFQESAYSYLTSFYKNSLNGFFHKPDLQSILIPSTVEIDYLHNRIFTLTTSGNNTNMEIDCLLVEFIDRIFHLSLTDETGKRLSIRHKENYLSKVERAKDYILAHFSENITLSDIASVSCMSTFHFVRIFHYITQLTPYQYLLDARLKHAEQLLKKTHTAITDIGYLSGFNTPDHFSTAFRAKYSMAPLFFRQRKREQ
- a CDS encoding dihydrofolate reductase family protein, whose product is MRKLKLQVQISIDGYIAGPNGEMDWMIWNWDDELNQYVTQLTEPVDLILLGRKLAEGFIDAWASMASNPDTADAGAHKMNDTPKVVFSHTLKEVQWPRTRLAQEDLVTEITKLKSQEGKDIIAYGGATFVSSLIENDLIDEYHLLLNPSALGAGLPIFKDKSNFRLIHSTAFPCGIVALKYQRIPNS
- a CDS encoding alpha/beta hydrolase; this encodes MKTKFCFVTSRQLFLIITLVVNLLYIASGNVNAQTTQVKNIILVHGAFADGSGWKAVYDILTKKGYNVSIVQNPLTSLTDDVNATNSVINAQEGPVILVGHSWGGTVITQAGINPKVAGLVYVSAFIPDSGESTAQWVSATPPSPEAGFTKPDQFGFVYFEPAKFHGGFAGDLPKAQSDFMCASQVPIIGKCFGEVVEQAAWKTKPSYGIVSTEDKALNPDTQRTMYKRAHAKITELKGSHVIFISQAQAVVNVIMAAAGN
- a CDS encoding DoxX family protein; its protein translation is MNTKTIYWIGTILISLWFGASGFFELTKNPIVWDITVQLGYPAHFIYILGVAKLLGVAVLLIPGKLLRLKEWVFAGIFFDIIFAFFSKISVLGLPATVDAMIAFTIITVTYVMFRSLYPVTYSSNTDLRKDPISASV